TGTTTGTCCGTCGCGCGCGCCACTAAAAAACTGCGGTAATGAATCCCATCGCAGCCGGGTGCGGTGTAATGAAAGCACCCTACCGTTTGCACGTCCGGTAGCTGCGTCATCAGCGGGAAACCGCAGGTTTGGCTGAGCAGCAGATCCGGGTGACGCCAGTGCGACAGCAAATCGTCCCCCGGCCCGCTGGTATTGAGATGACTTACGGGCACACCGTGTTCAGCGAGCAACGTCCGCACGGCAAACGTTAGCGCCTCGTTATCGGCACGGTTTACGGCATACATCGGGAACGCGAGGAGATTAATCATGGGTATCGCTTGTCTTCCCCCCTGGATGGACCGTCACATCCACTGTTTTTGCCCAAAACTGACGTAACCATTCGCCATAGCCACCTACCACGAATGTGTGGTTACGCCGCTGATAGTCCGCTTTATCACGCAAATAAATGTCTCGCAGGCCGTACCAGGGCACGCCCGGGAGATCGTGATGCACAGAATGATAGTTGAGATTCAGAAATAACACGCGCCACGGCAGCGACGCCTCGTTGATCACCGACCGCGCCAGCGGATCGTCTGCGGCACGATGCTCGTAGAAAGAGCGAATTTTGGTCAGCGCCAGCGCGGGATAACTCACCGCCAGCACAAAGTACAGCGCAGAAAACCCGCGCCCTTCCATCCAGACAAACAGCCCCGCCAGCAGCGCGGCGTGCACCAGCCACATCATCATGGCTTTGTAGTGTAAATCCCGAAATGCCCGTCCTGCACTCGCCAGCGTTTGGCCGATGTCCAGCAGCGGCGCTAACAGCAATCGTCCCGGGAAGGTATTGCGCAGATGAATGATTTTGCGCTGCCAGGGTGAAAACTGCGCCCAGGTTGCGTCGGTGAAATAGTATGATTCGGGATCGTCCGTCGGCACCGTCAGACGATCGTGGTGATGATGTGCCAGGTGCGAATCACGATACAGCCCGTACGGATACCAGACCGCCAGCGGCAGCGTGCCCAGCAGCTGATTAAACCACGCCACGCGGGTGGGATGGCCGTGGATCAGTTCATGCTGCAGCGACAGATACCAGGCGGTGAACCCAATAAGCAACAGCGTGGAAGGAATGAGCCCGAGGGATTGCCAAAAAATCAGCGTCGAAAACCAACCGCCGTAGATTCCCGCAATCAGCATCCACGTCGGGAATTCACTGCGCCACAGCCAGCCTTGCGAAAGACGTCGTATCGCCTCGCGCTGCTCTTCATGTAAATAGTAAGACGACCCTTTACCCATCTGTTCCAGCGCCATTTCCGCAGTCTGTATTTATCTACGACGATCTGAGAAAAGGCCGGAAATCACAAAGAATTTAAATGGCTAACCTTTGCCAAAATATCGCGTAGAAAGCGGTGAGAGGGAGCGTTAACGCCAGGATTGCCAGGGTCGCCGTATTCCTGGAACTGGGCATACTGCGTATCGCCAACATGACGAAGCAAAACGTGCTCATGCCCGAAAAGTGCCGCGCGCCGTGTGAAATACACGCCCCTTTTCGGGGCGTTTTCTTATTCCGCCGTCACCGGTTTGACCCGCACGCACGCCAGCACAATCACCATGGCGGAGACCAGCAGCAGGCCGCTGCCAGCAAATACGCCGCTGGCACCGTTAAGATCAAATATCGCCCCGCCACCTGCTGCGCCAGCACCAATCGCGAACTGAATGGAGGCGACCAGCAAACCGCCCGCGCTTTCGGCTTCGTCCGGAACAGTCGTGGCAAGCCAGGTTGACCAGCCTACAGGCACCAGCCCAAACGCAAATCCCCACAGCGCCACCAGCAGCCCGTCCAGCATCGCCAGATGACCAAACGCCACCATCATCAACGCCAGAATGCCCATCACGAAAGGAACCAGCGCCAGCGTCAGGCGCAAATTACGCGCCAGCAACATCCCGGCAATCGACGTGCCGACAAAATTCGCCAGCCCGAAGCCCAGCAGGATCAACGAAATAGTCTCTACGCTCGCCTGTCCAACGGTTTCGAGGAACGGACGCAGATAGGTGAAGAAGGCAAAATGTCCGCTGAAAATCAGTACCGTCGCCAGTAAACCGCCAATCATCCCCGGACGGCGCAGCACGCGCAGGAGCGTCGCCATGCTGCCGCTGCTCTCCGGCTTCATCGACGGCAGTACCCAGAGCTGCCACAGCAGCGCCACAATGCTCGGCACAATGCAGAGGATAAAGACGTTGCGCCAGCCAATCAGGCTACCGAGATAGCTGCCGAGCGGCGCGGAAACCACGGTGGCGACCGACACGCTGGAGAAGATCACCGCCAGCGCTTTTGGCACTTTATCCGCGGGCACCAGCCGCATCGCGGTCGCCGTCGACATCGCCCAGAAGCCGCCAATGGCAATCCCCAGCAGTAAACGGCCAAACAGCAACACGTTCAGCGTGGGCGCAAATGCCACCAGCAAACTGGAGATAATTTGCAGCACCGAGAAAAACATCAGCACCCAGCGGCGATCGATATTTTTCGTCGCGGGCGTGATCAGCAAGCCGGTGACCAGCGCAACCAGCGCCGTTGCGGTGACTGCCTGCCCGGCCATGCCTTCTGTCACCCCCAGACTTGCCGCCATCGGTGTTAATAAACTGGCGGGTAAAAACTCGGCCGTAATCAGGCCAAATACTCCCAGTCCCAGTGAATAGACGGCTCGCCAGGCGGGTTTTGCGGGCACGATTGCCTCACTCGCCGCGATACATGAACTCATCTGTTGCTCTCCCGTTAGAATAATGTGACAACTGTCACGAATCATAGGGCGTTCCCCACGGACGATCTATGACATATAATCTCCACTTATTGATTATTCGTCCGGAGTTGTCTCCATGACCGTTCAGCCACCCGATATGATCAGCGAGCTTTTGCGCGGAATGCGGCTTTCTGGTGTGAAATACCGTCGAATCGAAACCACCGCGCCCTTTGGCGTGTCGTTTGCCTATGTCGCCGGCAAAGCGCAGTTTCATTTCGTGAGTCAGGGGACTGCGCTGCTGCGCATGGAGAGCGGCGCGCGCTTTACCCTCAACACTGGCGATGCGCTGTTTATCCCCAATGGCAATGCGCACGCCCTGCTTTCTGAAGAAAACGCCGCCGTAATCCCGGTTTCCGCCTATCCCAGCGAATCGATTTGCAACTCAGTCTGCGCCATTACCTGCGAGCCGTGCCCTCAGAGCGACAAGACGGTGATATTCAGCGGATGTATGGACTTTGAGCTGGGCGGGATGCAGCCGCTGATCAAAGCGATGCCGGAAGTGATGATGGTGAGTCGCCTGATGTCGACATGGCCCGAGATCCATCCGCTGCTGGCGGCAATGGAGCGGGAGTCCATGACGCGCCAGGTGGGGTTCGCCGGAATTCTGGCGCGCCTCGCGGATGTAGTCGCCGCCCTCATCGTGCGTGGCTGGGTGGAAGCGGGTTGCGGCAAGGCCACCGGCTGGGTACAGGTTTTGCGCGATCCGCGCCTCAGCCGCGCGATTTATGCCATGCACCAGCAGCCGGGCGTCAACTGGAGCGTGGCGGAGCTGGCAAAAGAGGCCGGGACATCGCGATCCGTTTTTGCTGAGCGCTTTTTATCGGCCACCGGGACGACACCGGCAAAATACCTAAGCGAGCTGCGGATGCGGCTGGCGATTCAGTACATTCGTCATGAAAATCAGCCGATTGAAACGGTCGCGCTGCGCCTGGGTTATGGCTCACTCGCGGCGTTTAGTCGCGCCTTTAAGCGCATTGTGGGCCAGGCGCCGGGTGCCTTACGTGAAACCATCCCGCTTGCAGAGGAGATCTAAACAGTAAATCGTCTGGTTCTGCCTAAAGTGGGATGTTCAACACGCGAAGCCTGCGATATTCGTCTAAGGTTTTCAGGTGATTGACGACAGCGTTCACGCTGCTCGCAAATAAAAGGAGAAGAATCGATGACGATAATTGATCTGCGCCGTCCTGCGGCTTTACCGCTGGCGCTGCGCGTCGCATTGGGAGGCGCACTGCTGGGTGTGGCTGCGTTCAGCCATGCCGAAGAGGCACAATCGACGCAAAAGCAGTCGCCGGATATTCTGCTGGGTCCCCTGTTCGTCGACGTGCAGAGCGCAAAATTATTCCCTGATCAAAAAACCTTTGCCGACGCGGTACCAAAAAGCGATCCCTTGATGATCCTGGCAGATTACCGGATGCAGCATAAACAGTCCGGCTTTGACCTGCGCCACTTTGTCGAGATGAACTTCACCCTGCCGGGCGAAGGGGAAAAATATGTTCCCCCCGCCGGACAGAACTTACGCGAACATATTGACGGGTTATGGCCGGTGCTGACACGCACCACCGACAAGGCCAGCAAATGGGATTCACTGCTTCCGTTGCCAAAACCCTATGTCGTGCCCGGCGGGCGCTTCCGTGAGGTCTATTACTGGGACAGCTACTTCACCATGCTGGGCCTGGCCGAGAGCGGCCATTGGGACAAGATCAGCGATATGGTGGCGAACTTTGGCTACGAACTTGACTCGTGGGGCCACATTCCTAATGGGAACCGCAGCTATTATCTGAGCCGCTCTCAGCCGCCTTTCTTCTCGCTGATGGTTGAGCTGCTGGCGACGCATGATAAAGAGGCGCTGAAAACCTATCGCGCGCAGATGGAAAAAGAGTACGCCTACTGGATGGAGGGCGCGGAGACATTGCAGCCGGGACAGGCGAACAAACGGGTGGTGAAACTGGATGATGGCTCGATTCTGAACCGCTACTGGGATGACCGCGATACGCCCCGCCCTGAATCCTGGCTGGACGACGTGACCACCGCTAAAAATAATCCGAACCGTCCGGCGACGGAGATCTATCGCGATCTGCGATCTGCGGCGGCGTCTGGCTGGGACTTTAGCTCCCGCTGGATGGACGATCCGCAAAAGCTGGGGACGATCCGCACCACCAGCATCGTGCCTGTCGACCTGAACGCCCTGATGTTCAAGATGGAAAAACTGCTGGCAAAAGCCAGCCAGGAATCGGGTGATGCTGCTGCAACCAGCAAGTATGAAACCCTGGCGACGTCTCGTCAAAAAGCCATGGAAAGCCATCTCTGGAATGAAAAAGAGGGCTGGTACGCCGATTACGATCTGAAAAGCAAAAAGGTGCGTAATCAGCTGACTGCCGCCGCGCTGTTCCCGCTGTATGTGAACGCCGCATCAAACGACCGTGCTGCGAAAGTCGCCAGCGCGACGGCCTCGCGTTTGCTAAAACCGGGTGGGATCTCGACGACCACCATCAATAGCGGCCAGCAGTGGGATGCGCCAAACGGCTGGGCACCTTTACAATGGGTTGCCACTGAAGGATTGCAAAACTACGGTCATGAAAAAGTGGCGATGGATGTGACCTGGCGCTTCCTCACCAACGTTCAGCACACCTACGATCGTGAGCAAAAACTGGTCGAGAAATATGACGTTTCTACCACCGGGACGGGCGGCGGCGGAGGCGAGTATCCGTTGCAGGATGGATTCGGCTGGACCAACGGCGTGACCTTAAAAATGCTGGATCTTGTGTGCCCGAAAGAGAAACCGTGCGACAGCGTACCGGCCTCGCAACCGGCGGCGAATGATGATGTGGCTCCTCAATCGTCAACGGAGAAGAGTGCGGCGCAGTAGCCAGAACGTTATCTTATTGCTCACATCCCAAAAGGGAATAGCAAAAAAACGGCAACCTCAGTTGCCGTTTTCCTTTTTATCTCAGTGCACCGTGCTTAATTAGAAACTGTAGCTCGCTCCGACCTGATAAGTACGGTCGCGCCCAATCCAGCAGTTTGTGGCGTCATAACAGGTAAAGGTTTCTTTGTTGGTGATGTTCTGCGCGCTGGCCTTAAGGGTCAGCCCTTCGAGAGAAGGCATAACTTCACCCAGACTATACGACGCGGCCAGATCGTACTGAGTCGTTCCGCCGAGTTTGCCCTGATCGTTGGCTGGCGCAATTTCCATCGGCCCGGTATAACGCGCACCGGCCCCCAAATTCAGCCCTTTGAGCGGCGTGCTGTCGAAGGTGTAATCACCCCAAAGATTAAAGGCATTTTCCGGCACCTGCGTCGGTCGTTTGCCCTGGTACTTATCATCTTCGGTGTTGATCGCATGGGTGTACGC
This sequence is a window from Enterobacter sp. 638. Protein-coding genes within it:
- a CDS encoding alpha,alpha-trehalase, with the protein product MTIIDLRRPAALPLALRVALGGALLGVAAFSHAEEAQSTQKQSPDILLGPLFVDVQSAKLFPDQKTFADAVPKSDPLMILADYRMQHKQSGFDLRHFVEMNFTLPGEGEKYVPPAGQNLREHIDGLWPVLTRTTDKASKWDSLLPLPKPYVVPGGRFREVYYWDSYFTMLGLAESGHWDKISDMVANFGYELDSWGHIPNGNRSYYLSRSQPPFFSLMVELLATHDKEALKTYRAQMEKEYAYWMEGAETLQPGQANKRVVKLDDGSILNRYWDDRDTPRPESWLDDVTTAKNNPNRPATEIYRDLRSAAASGWDFSSRWMDDPQKLGTIRTTSIVPVDLNALMFKMEKLLAKASQESGDAAATSKYETLATSRQKAMESHLWNEKEGWYADYDLKSKKVRNQLTAAALFPLYVNAASNDRAAKVASATASRLLKPGGISTTTINSGQQWDAPNGWAPLQWVATEGLQNYGHEKVAMDVTWRFLTNVQHTYDREQKLVEKYDVSTTGTGGGGGEYPLQDGFGWTNGVTLKMLDLVCPKEKPCDSVPASQPAANDDVAPQSSTEKSAAQ
- a CDS encoding fatty acid desaturase — its product is MGKGSSYYLHEEQREAIRRLSQGWLWRSEFPTWMLIAGIYGGWFSTLIFWQSLGLIPSTLLLIGFTAWYLSLQHELIHGHPTRVAWFNQLLGTLPLAVWYPYGLYRDSHLAHHHHDRLTVPTDDPESYYFTDATWAQFSPWQRKIIHLRNTFPGRLLLAPLLDIGQTLASAGRAFRDLHYKAMMMWLVHAALLAGLFVWMEGRGFSALYFVLAVSYPALALTKIRSFYEHRAADDPLARSVINEASLPWRVLFLNLNYHSVHHDLPGVPWYGLRDIYLRDKADYQRRNHTFVVGGYGEWLRQFWAKTVDVTVHPGGKTSDTHD
- a CDS encoding AraC family transcriptional regulator, which produces MTVQPPDMISELLRGMRLSGVKYRRIETTAPFGVSFAYVAGKAQFHFVSQGTALLRMESGARFTLNTGDALFIPNGNAHALLSEENAAVIPVSAYPSESICNSVCAITCEPCPQSDKTVIFSGCMDFELGGMQPLIKAMPEVMMVSRLMSTWPEIHPLLAAMERESMTRQVGFAGILARLADVVAALIVRGWVEAGCGKATGWVQVLRDPRLSRAIYAMHQQPGVNWSVAELAKEAGTSRSVFAERFLSATGTTPAKYLSELRMRLAIQYIRHENQPIETVALRLGYGSLAAFSRAFKRIVGQAPGALRETIPLAEEI
- a CDS encoding MFS transporter, with the translated sequence MSSCIAASEAIVPAKPAWRAVYSLGLGVFGLITAEFLPASLLTPMAASLGVTEGMAGQAVTATALVALVTGLLITPATKNIDRRWVLMFFSVLQIISSLLVAFAPTLNVLLFGRLLLGIAIGGFWAMSTATAMRLVPADKVPKALAVIFSSVSVATVVSAPLGSYLGSLIGWRNVFILCIVPSIVALLWQLWVLPSMKPESSGSMATLLRVLRRPGMIGGLLATVLIFSGHFAFFTYLRPFLETVGQASVETISLILLGFGLANFVGTSIAGMLLARNLRLTLALVPFVMGILALMMVAFGHLAMLDGLLVALWGFAFGLVPVGWSTWLATTVPDEAESAGGLLVASIQFAIGAGAAGGGAIFDLNGASGVFAGSGLLLVSAMVIVLACVRVKPVTAE